The Pirellulales bacterium genomic interval ACGCGCGGCCCGTGATACAAAAGCGGTCCGCCGAATAGGACCTGCTGTTTCGGCAGACGAACGCACGCGCCGCCGTGGACGAAAACCTGATCCTGGGGCAGGAACTCGATGGGCGTCTGCGCGTCACCCAGTGCGGCGGGCTGGTCGAGCAGTTCATAGCCGGGACGTGGAGTTGGTGCGGGCGAGATCACTTTCGTGTTCGTTGCGGTTTGCCCTGGCCGCGACATCAGTGCCCGAAAGGTCGCCGGGGAAAGGCAGACGCGCTTGACGCCCTGTTTCAGCAAGGCATCGATCACAGGCAGGTCGGCCGCCGTGGCGCTTGTCAGCACGAGCGTCGTGACCGGCTTGCCAGTGGATTTTGCAATGTCGGCTAGAAGCGTGGCGGTGTTCTCGCCCCGTGGCAAGTCAATCAGCAGCGTTCCGTCCGCGGTGCCAATCCAGCCACAATTGGCTGAGCGATACTTGTCGGCAAAGCCGACCACGTGTATGCCCGGTGCGATCTCTTCATGATGCGGCCAGGCGGCTTGGGCGGTTGTTGCGATCCGGCCGCAGCCAGCCAAGATAAACGCCATGACGGCGAAGCGTGTTTGCCAGATGTTGATCACGTGGTAATTCCCCAAAGTTAGCGCTCGGCCGAGCGAGACATGCCGGAAGCCTTGGTGTCAGGGTTGTGTCTTGGTGGACGGATGAGCGAACTTGCCCGGCATTAGGATGCGGGTTGTCACATCGTCGGTAAGCTCGCCGATCTTGGCGGCGTACTGACGCGCGTCATTGTGCTGCGTAAAGCCCGCGATCAGATCTTCGCGTTCGCGCAGGCTGTCGAAGCGGAATAAATACGTAACGTTACTCCAAGAAGCGCCCACGTTCACGACCCACGGTCCGACCGGGCGAAAGCCGTGCCGGTTGAGTAGTGCCAGCCCTTCGCTCTGCATGTACTTCAAATAGGCGTCGCGCCGCGCCAGGGGGACGCGATGAACCTCGTGGATCACGATCTTGGACTGTTCGGGCAGTGCGGGTTTATCGGCGAAATCCGTGAGGCGCAAGAAGCAATTCGTTTCCCCATCCAACAGCGGATCGCGCAGCGAAACAAACTCGGCGAAGCGCTTGTCCGCGCCCAGCTTCTGTCCGGCCTGCTCGAAGGCGGCCATGTCGTCGTATTCCCAGATCGTGATGTGCTCATACAGGTCGCCGACCATCGTTGTCCACCAGCCGACCATGCGTCCTCCTGCCTCGCGAAAGAGAGGCAAGCCCTTGGTTTCGATCAGTTGGGCGTACTCCTTCAGCTTGTCGGGTCGGATCTGAATCCGCCACTCGCCGTAAACGTATCTCGATTGCTGCGCGGCCGCGGACTTTGGCTGCGATGGCTCGGCGCCGTGCGCAACGACTGGCCACGCCAGGCCGGTGACAGCCACCAGAAAGAATAGCAAAGGCCGCTTCACGTGTTTTCTCCCCAATCGACCAACAATCCGCGCTAAAAATGTCGCCGTCCAAACCCTCGCGCTGCGGAGAGACGCGCCCAGAGTCTGCATCCGATCAGCGTACGTTTGCGAGTGCCAAGTATCGCAGCCGGCGCGGGCAGGTGCAACGAAACGGGACGGCGTTGGCGCAGGGCGCTGGGGAATCGTCCGGTTCCTTCGTCGGCCCTTTGACGACATGTGCATTATCCCAGAGAATCACGGCCACGCCGCATCGACTGCTCCCCGTTCGATACGCGCAATATCACGACCCCTGCCGAGCTGTTGCCCTCGGGTGACAGGTACTTCTTATGGCGATCATTTCTGGGTTTGCCAGCATCTGCCTGTTGCTGGTGGTGTTGTTGGACGGCTTCGAGACAATGGTCCTGCCGCGGCGGGTGACGCGGCGGTTTCGTTTGACGCGGTTGGTGTACCGCACGTTGTGGCTTCCCTGGCGCGCAGTTGCCCTCGAGTTGCGGCCGGGTAAGACGCGGGAGAATTTTCTCAGCATGTTCGGGCCGCTGTCGATCTTGCTGCTGATCGCTTGCTGGATGACAGCGTTGACAATTAGTTTCGCGTGGCTGCACTGGTCGCTGGCCACCGTGTTGCAAACGCCGGGCGACGAGTCTGGCTGGGGTGATTACCTCTATATGAGTGGCACGACGATCTTCACGCTCGGCTTCGGCGACGTGGTGCCGCGCGATGGCGTGGGGCGATTCCTGGCCGTGGTCGAAGCTGGGACCGGCTTTGCCTTCATGGCCGTGGTGATCGGCTACTTGCCGGTGCTGTACCAGGCCTTCTCGCGACGCGAGACGATCATTTCGATGCTCGACGCGCGGGCCGGTTCTCCGCCGGCTGGAGGCGAGCTGCTGTTGCGGGCGGCGCACAGTCGCGACCTGGAAGCAATCCGGCGATTCTTGCAGGACCTCGAGCAGTGGTCGGCGGAAGTGCTGGAAAGCCATCTGTCGTTTCCCGTGCTGAGCTTCTATCGATCGCAACATGATAATCAATCCTGGGTCGCGGCGCTGACCGCATCTTTGGACGCCTGCGCCCTGTTGATTTCGTTGCTGAAAGGAGTGGCCCACTATCAAGCGCAACTGTCCTTCGCGATGGCGCGGCATGCAGCGGTCGACCTGGCGCTGGTGTTTCATGTGCCGCCGCAGCCCCTCGACGAAAACCGCTGGCACGGAGACGCCATGGCCAAGCTGCGGGAGGAGATGCAGAGCGCGGGATTGTCGCTCCACGAAGAGGCGGCCGCGGCGGCAAAATTTGCCGAGTTGCGGGCAATGTACGAGCCGTTCCTGCTGGCCTTGGGGCGTTACTTCGTGTTCTCGGTGCCGCCGGTGTGGCGCGACACCGAGGTCGTGGACAATTGGCAAACCAGCGCCTGGATGCGGCGCACCGCCGGAATCAACAAACTATCGGCGCAGCCTCCACAGGACGACCACTTTGTGTAAGGCGCGTCGTACGTAGCGCGGCGATGCCGGCGGAGTTTGCCCCGGAGGCACAGAAGTACGGAGACGAGTCGAGAAATCGACGTTTAGATAAAGTCGCGGCGAATATGCGCCAAAGTGACTGTTCTTTGTCGAGCACTCGCCCGCGCGCGCCGTAGACTCTCTGCCCGATCACGCGGCCCGGTGGTATTGGCGTCCGAGCGCCGCGTAGCGATCGTTTCGGGCTATCAAGTCGGCGGGGCTGCCTTGTTCGACGATCCGTCCGTGGTCGAGCATGAGGATCAGGTCGGCCGTGCGCACGGTGCTCAAGCGGTGGGCCACGACAAAGCTGGTGCGGCCCTTGACGAGGCGTGCCAGCGCCTGCTGCAGGCGATGTTCGGTGAAGACGTCGATGGCGCTCGTCGCTTCGTCAAGGATCAAGATAGCCGGATCGGCCAGCATGGCCCGCGCAAAGCAGACCAGCTGCCGCTGACCCAGGGAGAGATTGCGCCCGCATTCGCCCACGTCGGTGCGCAAACCGTCGGACA includes:
- a CDS encoding NIPSNAP family protein, whose translation is MKRPLLFFLVAVTGLAWPVVAHGAEPSQPKSAAAQQSRYVYGEWRIQIRPDKLKEYAQLIETKGLPLFREAGGRMVGWWTTMVGDLYEHITIWEYDDMAAFEQAGQKLGADKRFAEFVSLRDPLLDGETNCFLRLTDFADKPALPEQSKIVIHEVHRVPLARRDAYLKYMQSEGLALLNRHGFRPVGPWVVNVGASWSNVTYLFRFDSLREREDLIAGFTQHNDARQYAAKIGELTDDVTTRILMPGKFAHPSTKTQP
- a CDS encoding potassium channel family protein, whose product is MAIISGFASICLLLVVLLDGFETMVLPRRVTRRFRLTRLVYRTLWLPWRAVALELRPGKTRENFLSMFGPLSILLLIACWMTALTISFAWLHWSLATVLQTPGDESGWGDYLYMSGTTIFTLGFGDVVPRDGVGRFLAVVEAGTGFAFMAVVIGYLPVLYQAFSRRETIISMLDARAGSPPAGGELLLRAAHSRDLEAIRRFLQDLEQWSAEVLESHLSFPVLSFYRSQHDNQSWVAALTASLDACALLISLLKGVAHYQAQLSFAMARHAAVDLALVFHVPPQPLDENRWHGDAMAKLREEMQSAGLSLHEEAAAAAKFAELRAMYEPFLLALGRYFVFSVPPVWRDTEVVDNWQTSAWMRRTAGINKLSAQPPQDDHFV